The following coding sequences lie in one Rutidosis leptorrhynchoides isolate AG116_Rl617_1_P2 chromosome 4, CSIRO_AGI_Rlap_v1, whole genome shotgun sequence genomic window:
- the LOC139840918 gene encoding uncharacterized protein: MVDLTGRSSSLSQYSIFIMANKYGKIYTVTSISHLIPVRLYLTKLNYAHWKTLFTTHCSGFDVLMFILGTSTVEEKETPEWIKADAVVLTWIFNTISESLLERVLNSEPSSSNAAWTFLEKLFKENKLSKTMELNAEL, translated from the coding sequence ATGGTCGATCTCACTGGTCGATCTTCTTCTCTATCCCAATATTCAATCTTCATCATGGCCAACAAATATGGTAAGATCTACACCGTAACATCCATCTCACACCTTATTCCGGTTAGACTATATCTTACAAAATTAAACTATGCTCATTGGAAAACCCTTTTTACAACACACTGTTCAGGGTTCGATGTCCTTATGTTCATCCTTGGTACCTCTACTGTCGAAGAAAAAGAAACTCCAGAATGGATTAAAGCTGATGCAGTTGTTCTCACCTGGATATTCAACACCATATCCGAATCGTTGCTTGAACGAGTCCTTAATTCTGAACCATCTTCATCAAATGCAGCCTGGACTTTTCTTGAGAAGCTTTTCAAGGAAAACAAACTCTCAAAAACGATGGAACTAAATGCAGAACTATGA